A single region of the Pseudomonas sp. GGS8 genome encodes:
- a CDS encoding M48 family metalloprotease, with protein MTFLRPTLLTLACLLASPGFADDLPSLGDASSAIVSPQQEYQLGRAWLAMLRSQVSQLNDPQLKDYVESSVYRLVETSQVNDRRLEFILINSPQLNAFAAPGGIVGVNGGLFLNAQTEGEYASVLAHELAHLSQRHFARGVEASQRMQVPMMAALLAGIVIAAAGAGDAGIATIAGTQAAAMQEQRRFSRQNEQEADRIGIMNLEKAGYDPRSMPTMFERLMRQYRYDAKPPEFLLTHPVTESRIADTRNRAEQAKPGGIEDSMRYQLIRARVQLIYEETPGLGAKRFRAQLDENPKNDVARYGLAIAQIKGGQLNEARENLKQLLAKSPNEIIYNLAQVDLDITNNRLPDAQSRVDRMLTQYPGNYPLNQVRVDLLLKQNRAADAEKALESLLKTRPNDPDVWYLVAETRGLSGNIIGLHQARAEYFALVGDYRQAIQQLDFAKRKAGSNFPLSSRIDARQRELMEQERMIKDMMG; from the coding sequence ATGACTTTTTTGCGCCCTACCCTGCTGACGCTCGCTTGCCTGCTCGCCTCACCAGGCTTCGCCGACGACTTGCCGTCACTCGGTGACGCCAGTTCTGCCATCGTCTCGCCGCAACAGGAATACCAACTGGGCCGTGCATGGCTGGCGATGCTGCGCAGCCAGGTGTCGCAACTCAACGATCCGCAACTCAAGGATTACGTCGAGTCCAGCGTCTATCGGCTGGTGGAAACCAGCCAGGTTAATGACCGGCGCCTGGAGTTCATCCTGATCAACAGCCCGCAGCTCAACGCTTTCGCCGCGCCGGGCGGGATCGTCGGCGTCAACGGGGGCTTGTTCCTCAACGCCCAGACCGAAGGCGAATATGCCTCGGTCCTGGCCCACGAGCTGGCCCACTTGTCACAGCGTCACTTCGCCCGTGGTGTCGAAGCCTCGCAACGCATGCAAGTGCCTATGATGGCTGCATTGCTGGCCGGGATCGTGATTGCCGCTGCCGGTGCAGGCGATGCCGGGATCGCGACCATTGCCGGCACTCAGGCGGCGGCGATGCAGGAACAACGACGGTTCTCGCGTCAGAACGAACAGGAAGCCGACCGTATCGGCATCATGAATCTGGAGAAGGCCGGTTACGATCCGCGCTCGATGCCGACCATGTTCGAACGGCTGATGCGCCAGTACCGCTACGATGCCAAGCCGCCGGAATTCCTACTGACTCACCCGGTGACCGAATCGCGGATCGCGGACACCCGCAACCGCGCCGAACAGGCCAAACCGGGTGGTATCGAAGACAGCATGCGTTATCAGCTGATTCGTGCGCGCGTACAGCTGATCTATGAAGAAACCCCCGGCCTGGGTGCCAAGCGCTTCCGCGCCCAACTCGATGAAAACCCGAAAAACGACGTCGCACGCTACGGCCTGGCAATCGCCCAGATCAAGGGCGGCCAGCTGAATGAAGCTCGCGAGAACCTCAAGCAACTGCTGGCCAAATCGCCGAACGAGATCATCTACAATCTGGCGCAGGTCGATCTGGACATCACCAATAATCGCCTGCCCGATGCTCAGTCACGGGTTGACCGGATGCTGACTCAGTATCCGGGCAACTATCCGCTGAATCAGGTGCGTGTTGACCTGCTGCTAAAGCAGAATCGAGCGGCCGATGCGGAAAAAGCGCTGGAGAGCCTGCTCAAGACCCGCCCCAACGATCCGGACGTCTGGTATCTGGTGGCCGAGACTCGCGGCCTGTCAGGCAACATCATCGGCCTGCATCAGGCCCGCGCGGAGTACTTTGCGCTGGTCGGCGATTATCGCCAGGCAATCCAGCAACTGGACTTCGCCAAGCGTAAGGCGGGCAGCAACTTCCCGCTGTCATCGCGGATCGACGCACGGCAACGCGAGCTGATGGAGCAAGAACGCATGATCAAGGACATGATGGGCTGA
- a CDS encoding sulfurtransferase TusA family protein, which yields MTDAVTHDAELDASGLNCPLPLLKAKMELNRMASGAVLKVIATDAGSQRDFRTFARLAGHTLLREEDEAGVYRYWLKKA from the coding sequence ATGACTGACGCTGTAACCCACGACGCCGAGCTGGACGCCAGTGGTCTGAATTGTCCGCTGCCGTTGCTCAAAGCCAAGATGGAACTCAACAGAATGGCCAGCGGTGCGGTGCTCAAGGTGATCGCCACCGATGCAGGCTCTCAGCGTGACTTTCGCACCTTTGCCCGATTGGCCGGTCATACGCTGCTTCGTGAAGAAGATGAGGCGGGCGTTTACCGTTACTGGTTGAAAAAAGCCTGA
- a CDS encoding AI-2E family transporter, translating into MFKVLRDWIQRYFSDEEAVVLAVLLFLAFTAVLTLGGMLAPVLAGMVLAYLMQGLVVILERLRLPGAVAVGLVFALFMGGLLVFILVVVPLLWHQLITLFNELPGMLAKWQSLLLLLPERYPHLVSDEQVLQAIEVARGEIGKFGQWALTFSLSSLPLLVNIMIYLVLVPILVFFFLKDREMIGQWVRGYLPRERALITRVAQEMNRQIANYIRGKVIEIFICGGVTYIAFVALGLNYAALLALLVGVSVVVPYVGAVVVTVPVLLIALFQWGWSDQFIYLMAVYGIIQMLDGNVLVPLLFSEAVNLHPVAIICAVLLFGGLWGFWGVFFAIPLATLFKAVLDAWPRKEPEVAPLL; encoded by the coding sequence ATGTTCAAAGTGTTACGCGACTGGATTCAGCGTTACTTCTCGGATGAAGAGGCCGTGGTGCTGGCGGTACTGCTGTTTCTGGCATTTACCGCCGTACTCACCCTGGGCGGAATGCTTGCGCCAGTGCTGGCCGGGATGGTGCTGGCGTATCTGATGCAGGGGTTGGTGGTAATCCTCGAGCGTCTGCGCCTGCCGGGCGCCGTGGCGGTGGGGCTGGTCTTCGCGTTGTTCATGGGCGGGCTGCTGGTATTCATCCTCGTCGTGGTGCCACTGCTCTGGCATCAACTGATTACGCTGTTCAACGAATTGCCCGGCATGCTCGCCAAATGGCAGTCGCTGCTATTGCTGCTGCCCGAGCGTTATCCTCATCTGGTGTCGGACGAGCAAGTGCTGCAGGCAATCGAAGTGGCGCGGGGCGAGATCGGCAAATTCGGCCAGTGGGCGCTGACGTTCTCGCTGTCGAGCCTGCCGCTGCTGGTGAACATCATGATCTATCTGGTGCTGGTGCCGATTCTGGTGTTCTTCTTCCTCAAGGACCGGGAGATGATCGGCCAGTGGGTGCGCGGTTACCTGCCGCGGGAGCGAGCGCTGATCACCCGGGTCGCCCAGGAAATGAACCGGCAGATTGCCAATTACATTCGCGGCAAGGTCATCGAAATCTTCATTTGCGGGGGCGTGACGTACATCGCTTTCGTGGCGCTGGGGCTCAACTACGCAGCGCTGCTGGCGTTGTTGGTGGGTGTATCGGTGGTGGTGCCCTACGTGGGGGCGGTGGTGGTGACCGTGCCGGTGCTGCTGATTGCGCTGTTCCAATGGGGCTGGAGCGATCAGTTCATCTATTTGATGGCGGTCTACGGGATTATCCAGATGCTGGACGGTAACGTGCTGGTGCCGCTGTTGTTCTCGGAAGCGGTCAACCTGCACCCGGTGGCAATCATCTGCGCGGTGCTGCTGTTTGGCGGGTTGTGGGGCTTCTGGGGCGTGTTCTTTGCCATACCCCTGGCGACGCTGTTCAAAGCCGTGCTGGATGCCTGGCCGCGCAAGGAGCCGGAGGTGGCGCCGCTGCTTTAA
- a CDS encoding peroxiredoxin, producing the protein MAVAIDQPVADFEAPATSGQTVSLAALKGKQVVIYFYPKDSTPGCTTEGQGFRDQYAAFKAANTEVFGLSRDSLKSHENFKCKQEFPFELISDKDEAICQLFDVIKLKKLYGKEYMGVDRSTFLIDKNGVLRQEWRGVKVSGHVDAVLAAAQALNKA; encoded by the coding sequence ATGGCCGTAGCCATCGACCAACCGGTTGCCGACTTCGAAGCACCCGCCACCAGCGGGCAGACCGTCAGCCTCGCGGCCCTCAAAGGCAAGCAAGTGGTGATTTACTTCTACCCGAAGGACAGCACGCCGGGCTGCACCACCGAAGGCCAGGGTTTTCGCGACCAGTACGCGGCGTTCAAGGCGGCCAACACCGAGGTGTTCGGTCTATCTCGCGACAGCCTGAAGTCTCACGAAAACTTCAAGTGCAAGCAGGAATTCCCCTTCGAGCTGATCAGCGACAAGGACGAAGCCATCTGTCAGCTGTTCGATGTGATCAAGCTGAAAAAGCTCTACGGCAAGGAATATATGGGCGTTGATCGCAGCACGTTCCTGATCGACAAGAATGGCGTGTTGCGTCAGGAATGGCGCGGCGTGAAGGTGTCGGGGCATGTGGATGCGGTGTTGGCTGCTGCTCAGGCCCTCAATAAAGCCTGA
- a CDS encoding glycine cleavage system protein R: protein MSTPTVREQFLVISALGANPMELTNVLCRASHENRCAVVTSRLTRHGECSALILEISGSWDALARLEGSLPVLAKRHAFTVNVVRSAALENRPQALPYVAYVSSAYRPDIINELCQFFMDHNVELENLTCDTYQAPQTGGTMLNATFTVTLPAGTQISWLRDQFLDFADAMNLDALIEPWRPQNPM, encoded by the coding sequence ATGTCCACCCCCACAGTTCGCGAACAATTCCTTGTCATCAGTGCCCTCGGCGCCAACCCCATGGAGCTGACTAACGTCCTGTGCCGCGCCAGCCATGAAAACCGCTGCGCCGTGGTCACCTCTCGCCTGACGCGTCATGGCGAATGCAGTGCGCTGATCCTCGAGATCTCGGGCAGCTGGGACGCCCTGGCGCGCCTCGAAGGCAGCCTGCCAGTGCTGGCCAAACGGCACGCCTTCACCGTTAACGTGGTGCGCAGCGCAGCCCTGGAGAACCGTCCCCAGGCCCTGCCATACGTCGCCTACGTCAGCTCGGCCTACCGCCCGGACATCATCAACGAGCTGTGCCAGTTCTTCATGGACCACAACGTCGAACTGGAGAACCTGACTTGCGACACCTATCAGGCTCCGCAGACCGGCGGCACCATGCTCAACGCCACGTTCACGGTGACTTTGCCAGCTGGCACCCAGATCAGCTGGCTGCGTGACCAGTTCCTGGATTTCGCCGATGCCATGAACCTGGACGCACTGATTGAACCGTGGCGCCCACAAAACCCAATGTAA
- the dapA gene encoding 4-hydroxy-tetrahydrodipicolinate synthase, translating to MIAGSMVALVTPMDAQGRLDWDSLSKLVDFHLQEGTNAIVAVGTTGESATLDVNEHIEVIRRVVAQVAGRIPVIAGTGANSTREAIELTTNAKNAGADACLLVTPYYNKPTQEGLYLHFRAIAEAVDIPQILYNVPGRTACDMQAETVIRLSTVKNIIGIKEATGDLQRAKDILAGVSSDFLVYSGDDATAVELMLLGGKGNISVTANVAPRAMSELCAAAMAGDAVKARAIHEKLMPLNKTLFIESNPIPVKWALHEMGLMPDGIRLPLTWLSAACHEPLRQAMRQSGVLV from the coding sequence ATGATTGCGGGCAGTATGGTGGCACTGGTCACACCCATGGATGCACAGGGTCGTCTCGACTGGGACAGCCTGAGCAAACTGGTGGACTTCCACCTGCAAGAGGGCACCAACGCCATCGTGGCGGTCGGCACTACAGGTGAGTCGGCCACGCTTGACGTGAACGAGCACATCGAAGTGATTCGTCGCGTGGTTGCCCAGGTTGCAGGGCGTATTCCGGTGATCGCCGGTACGGGCGCCAATTCGACGCGTGAAGCGATCGAACTGACGACCAACGCGAAGAACGCTGGCGCCGATGCGTGCCTGCTGGTAACCCCTTATTACAACAAGCCGACGCAAGAAGGCCTGTACCTGCACTTCCGTGCCATCGCCGAAGCGGTCGATATCCCGCAGATTCTTTACAATGTGCCGGGCCGTACCGCGTGCGACATGCAGGCTGAGACGGTGATCCGCCTGTCGACCGTGAAGAACATCATCGGCATCAAGGAAGCCACGGGCGACCTGCAGCGCGCCAAGGACATCCTGGCCGGTGTGAGCAGCGACTTCCTGGTCTATTCCGGTGACGATGCGACCGCGGTCGAGCTGATGCTGCTTGGCGGCAAGGGCAATATTTCGGTAACCGCCAACGTTGCACCGCGCGCCATGAGCGAGCTGTGCGCCGCTGCGATGGCCGGTGATGCCGTCAAGGCCCGGGCAATCCACGAAAAGCTGATGCCGCTCAATAAAACCCTGTTTATCGAATCCAACCCTATCCCCGTGAAATGGGCGCTGCATGAAATGGGCTTGATGCCGGACGGTATCCGTCTGCCGCTCACCTGGCTCAGTGCTGCCTGTCACGAACCGCTGCGGCAGGCCATGCGCCAGTCCGGCGTCCTGGTTTAA
- the bamC gene encoding outer membrane protein assembly factor BamC produces MKRMAGLSALALIISSTSGCGWIWGPEGYFRDRGSDYLEAQQTAPMQLPPNVSTSKRLDPLLPIPRNVADDTAKGEYVVPRPQPLSAAADISAYSLQKSGDSRWIMAQNPPAEVWPVALQFFQDNGFRLDEQRPQTGEFTTTWQHSDELSAAMAKRLSAAGVGADSETRVRVRIEPGVQRNTSEVYVVSAERPAGSTANVDFTNRSINTGLDAALVDDMLASMSRTSEKGGSVSMLASRDFDTPSRVSLTEDGSGNPVLNVGTDLDRAWSSVGRALEQGEWRVEDINRSLGLYYINLAEKAEKKDEQPGFFGSLFGSKPNKEEVEARAERYQVRLSKVGENVQVTVEKNINTVAPADVARKVLTVIQDNLG; encoded by the coding sequence ATGAAGCGAATGGCCGGACTTTCCGCACTTGCCTTGATTATCTCCAGCACCAGTGGCTGCGGATGGATCTGGGGCCCGGAAGGTTACTTCCGTGACCGTGGTAGCGATTACCTGGAAGCGCAACAGACTGCACCGATGCAACTGCCACCGAATGTCAGTACCTCCAAGCGTCTGGATCCGCTGTTGCCGATCCCGCGTAATGTGGCCGACGACACTGCCAAGGGCGAATATGTTGTGCCTCGTCCGCAGCCGCTGTCGGCAGCGGCTGATATCAGCGCCTACTCCTTGCAGAAGAGCGGCGATTCGCGTTGGATCATGGCTCAAAACCCACCGGCCGAAGTCTGGCCTGTGGCTTTGCAGTTCTTCCAGGACAACGGTTTCCGTCTGGACGAACAGCGCCCGCAAACCGGTGAATTCACCACCACCTGGCAGCATTCCGACGAACTGTCCGCAGCCATGGCCAAGCGCCTGAGCGCAGCCGGTGTCGGCGCCGACAGCGAAACCCGCGTGCGGGTGCGTATCGAGCCGGGCGTGCAGCGCAACACCAGTGAAGTCTACGTGGTCAGCGCCGAGCGTCCAGCCGGCAGCACCGCCAACGTCGATTTCACCAATCGTTCGATCAACACCGGCCTGGACGCAGCGCTGGTCGACGACATGCTCGCGAGCATGAGCCGCACTTCGGAGAAGGGCGGTTCGGTCTCTATGCTGGCGTCGCGTGATTTCGATACGCCAAGCCGTGTCAGCCTGACCGAGGACGGCAGCGGCAACCCGGTGCTCAACGTCGGTACCGACCTGGATCGTGCCTGGTCGAGCGTCGGTCGTGCGCTGGAACAGGGCGAATGGCGTGTTGAAGACATCAACCGCAGCCTGGGCCTGTACTACATCAACCTCGCCGAAAAAGCCGAGAAGAAGGACGAGCAGCCAGGTTTCTTCGGCAGCCTGTTCGGCAGCAAGCCGAACAAGGAAGAAGTTGAAGCCCGCGCCGAGCGTTATCAGGTTCGCCTGAGCAAGGTCGGCGAGAACGTACAAGTTACCGTCGAGAAAAACATCAATACCGTGGCGCCAGCAGACGTGGCGCGTAAAGTGTTGACCGTGATTCAGGACAATCTGGGCTGA
- a CDS encoding MBL fold metallo-hydrolase, whose product MRFAVLGSGSQGNGTLVASDDTYVLVDCGFSLRETEKRLLRLGVNPAQLSAILVTHEHADHVHGVGLLSRRYNLPVYLSRGTLRGMRKPIEPAGLLAGGEQLQIGPLSIGVIAVAHDAQEPTQYVFSDGQRRFGLLTDLGSYCNKVLDGYRDLDALMIEANHCRDLLARGHYPYFLKQRVGGELGHLNNHQAAFLVAELGWQGLQHLVLAHLSSKNNLPQLARQCFVDTLGCDPDWLQLADQDSGLDWRYIA is encoded by the coding sequence ATGCGTTTTGCCGTTCTCGGCAGCGGTAGCCAAGGGAACGGCACGCTGGTAGCCAGCGATGACACGTATGTACTGGTGGATTGTGGTTTCTCCCTGCGGGAAACCGAAAAACGCCTGCTGCGCCTTGGGGTGAACCCTGCGCAGCTGAGCGCGATACTTGTGACCCACGAACATGCCGATCACGTGCATGGCGTGGGTTTGCTGTCTCGGCGTTACAATCTGCCCGTCTACCTCAGTCGCGGAACCCTGCGCGGGATGCGCAAACCAATTGAACCCGCAGGCCTTCTGGCTGGCGGCGAGCAACTGCAAATCGGCCCTCTGAGCATCGGCGTCATTGCCGTGGCCCATGATGCACAGGAGCCGACGCAGTATGTCTTCAGCGACGGCCAGCGGCGTTTCGGCCTGCTGACCGACCTGGGCTCATACTGCAACAAGGTGCTGGACGGCTATCGGGACCTCGATGCGTTGATGATCGAGGCCAACCATTGCCGTGACCTGCTGGCTCGCGGTCACTACCCGTACTTTCTCAAGCAACGGGTGGGCGGTGAATTGGGACATTTGAACAACCATCAGGCGGCATTCCTGGTGGCCGAGTTGGGCTGGCAAGGCCTGCAACACCTGGTCCTGGCCCATCTGAGCAGCAAGAACAACCTGCCGCAGCTGGCCCGGCAATGTTTTGTCGACACCCTCGGGTGCGACCCGGACTGGCTGCAACTGGCCGATCAAGATTCAGGGCTCGACTGGCGATACATCGCCTAG
- the purC gene encoding phosphoribosylaminoimidazolesuccinocarboxamide synthase, producing MEKREELYRGKAKSVYKTDDADRLILLFRNDTSAFDGKRIEQLDRKGMVNNKFNAFIMQKLEAAGVPTQFDKLLGDNECLVKKLDMIPVECVVRNYAAGSLVKRLGVEEGMKLNPYTFELFLKDDAKGDPFINESHVVAFGWGTAEQLVRMKELSLKVNEVLSKLFDDAGLLLVDFKLEFGVFSDGSIVLGDEFSPDGCRLWDKATGKKMDKDRFRQGLGDVIEAYEEVANRLGVPL from the coding sequence ATGGAAAAACGTGAAGAACTCTACCGCGGCAAAGCCAAATCGGTTTACAAGACCGACGACGCTGACCGCTTGATCCTGCTGTTTCGCAACGACACCTCGGCGTTCGACGGCAAGCGTATCGAGCAGCTCGACCGCAAAGGCATGGTGAACAACAAGTTCAACGCCTTCATCATGCAGAAACTCGAAGCAGCCGGCGTGCCGACTCAATTCGACAAACTGCTGGGCGACAACGAATGCCTGGTGAAAAAACTCGACATGATCCCGGTCGAGTGCGTTGTGCGTAACTACGCCGCCGGCAGCCTGGTCAAGCGCCTGGGCGTGGAAGAGGGCATGAAGCTCAATCCTTACACCTTCGAACTGTTCCTGAAGGACGACGCCAAGGGCGACCCGTTCATCAACGAATCCCACGTTGTGGCATTCGGCTGGGGCACCGCCGAGCAACTGGTTCGCATGAAAGAACTGTCGCTCAAGGTCAACGAAGTCCTGAGCAAACTGTTCGACGACGCCGGCCTGCTGCTGGTCGACTTCAAACTCGAATTCGGGGTGTTCTCCGACGGCTCCATCGTTCTGGGTGACGAATTCAGCCCGGACGGCTGCCGTCTGTGGGACAAGGCCACCGGCAAGAAAATGGACAAGGACCGCTTCCGTCAGGGCCTCGGTGACGTCATCGAAGCTTATGAAGAAGTCGCCAACCGTCTGGGTGTACCGCTTTAA
- a CDS encoding DUF1508 domain-containing protein, with translation MYFEIYRQTRGTEQTGKGQWRWRLRAGNHETIASGEAYVNKSDCVHAISLIKGTQEQTPVKEI, from the coding sequence ATGTACTTTGAGATTTACAGGCAAACCCGTGGCACCGAGCAAACCGGCAAGGGCCAATGGCGCTGGCGTTTGCGGGCGGGGAATCATGAAACGATTGCCAGTGGGGAGGCTTACGTCAACAAGTCTGATTGCGTGCATGCCATCAGTTTGATCAAAGGGACTCAAGAGCAAACCCCGGTCAAGGAAATATAG